The Solibacillus sp. FSL W7-1436 genome window below encodes:
- a CDS encoding GGDEF domain-containing protein — protein MATGIVLLFNIIRYFYYHQYLAFPFYWTFFVLTALFLSIAWWAGKQFDKVKYLSERDPLTGTYNRRTVEEYFHKVAKISDIKKQSLGVIMLDLNKFKEVNDKYGHHKGDELLIQVATALNTFVTKHDLVARWGGDEFVVLVDNMKENTANAYVKELQQAITLQNAENFPNVEASVGYAIYPQHGKSFQKLVQEADAYMYKDKKEN, from the coding sequence TTGGCAACAGGAATCGTTCTCTTATTTAATATAATCCGTTATTTCTACTATCATCAGTATTTAGCATTCCCCTTTTATTGGACATTTTTTGTTTTAACAGCCCTTTTCCTTAGTATCGCCTGGTGGGCCGGCAAGCAATTTGATAAGGTCAAATACTTGTCTGAAAGAGATCCGCTAACCGGTACATATAACCGACGTACAGTAGAAGAATACTTTCACAAGGTTGCAAAGATAAGCGATATAAAGAAACAATCATTAGGGGTCATCATGCTCGACTTGAATAAATTTAAGGAAGTAAACGATAAATACGGTCACCATAAAGGCGATGAACTACTCATACAAGTTGCCACAGCATTGAATACATTTGTGACGAAACATGATTTAGTTGCAAGATGGGGCGGCGATGAATTCGTTGTTCTGGTAGACAATATGAAAGAAAACACAGCCAACGCCTATGTAAAAGAACTGCAACAAGCGATCACTCTGCAAAATGCAGAAAACTTTCCGAACGTCGAGGCATCTGTCGGATATGCGATTTACCCTCAGCACGGAAAGAGTTTTCAGAAGCTTGTACAAGAGGCGGATGCTTATATGTATAAAGACAAAAAGGAAAATTGA
- a CDS encoding response regulator transcription factor → MYKIMIVEDDEKIRGIVADTLKKWQYDVVEVTQFDNVLTEFEHQSPHLVLLDINLPVFDGYYWCQQIRACSKVPIIFLSSRNQNMDIIMAINMGGDDFIQKPFDLDILLAKINALIRRKYTYEEDSNSQLLHRGLKLHVTNSTIEYNGTRTEISRNEFILLQLLMRNIGKIISREDLMQALWNDDQFVDDNTLTVNVNRLRRKIAALGIEEFIVTRKGMGYLIE, encoded by the coding sequence ATGTATAAAATAATGATTGTCGAGGACGATGAAAAAATTAGAGGGATTGTCGCGGATACGCTGAAAAAGTGGCAGTATGACGTCGTTGAAGTGACCCAGTTTGACAACGTGCTTACGGAATTCGAGCACCAGAGCCCACACCTTGTTTTACTAGATATTAATCTTCCGGTTTTTGATGGATACTACTGGTGCCAGCAAATCCGTGCCTGTTCCAAAGTGCCGATTATATTTCTGTCATCCAGAAATCAAAATATGGATATCATTATGGCGATTAATATGGGTGGCGATGATTTTATTCAAAAGCCTTTTGATCTGGATATCCTTCTTGCGAAAATCAATGCACTCATCCGCAGGAAATATACGTATGAAGAAGATAGTAATAGCCAACTGCTCCACCGGGGGTTGAAATTACATGTCACGAATTCAACGATTGAATATAACGGAACAAGGACCGAAATCAGCCGCAATGAATTTATCCTTTTACAATTACTGATGCGCAATATCGGAAAAATCATTTCGCGTGAGGATTTGATGCAGGCACTATGGAATGATGATCAATTCGTCGATGATAACACCCTTACCGTGAATGTCAATCGGTTGCGCCGGAAAATTGCCGCGCTCGGAATCGAGGAGTTCATCGTTACCCGAAAAGGAATGGGGTATTTAATCGAATGA
- a CDS encoding sensor histidine kinase — protein sequence MKFLRYLNYEKPYIYLYLVSFLVVAAIFFTDSHDGLDWGTFFYAFALSVIVLIGFLIFRYQQNVRIIQQMKSQQYDSFSLEGEFAKAYIDELKREHIREMNRIQDKQKEHYNFIVSWFHEIKTPIAVLRLLQQTDMDKDSLREEITKIENFVDQALYYAKLDSFNQDYDIQNCDGIRIVKETIKAHAKTFFSKKIRIEINAATLDVQSDPKWLQFIVNQLITNSLKYTEPGGEITISVSETPKEKRLIIRDSGIGISQKDLPRIFNHGFTGETGRTHTNSTGMGLYLAQNLSTKLGHYISCTSEVGVYTQFIIHFPKDDDLYLQLKKTHDD from the coding sequence ATGAAATTCCTGCGCTATCTCAACTATGAAAAGCCTTATATTTATTTATATCTCGTCAGTTTTCTAGTCGTGGCTGCCATATTTTTTACCGACAGCCATGACGGATTGGACTGGGGGACATTTTTCTATGCGTTTGCCCTATCCGTAATTGTTTTGATCGGTTTTTTAATATTCCGCTACCAGCAAAATGTACGGATAATCCAACAAATGAAAAGCCAACAGTATGATAGTTTTTCGCTGGAAGGAGAATTTGCTAAAGCATATATCGATGAGCTGAAACGTGAGCATATCCGTGAAATGAACCGGATTCAAGATAAGCAGAAGGAACATTACAATTTCATCGTCTCCTGGTTCCATGAGATTAAAACACCGATAGCCGTTCTCCGCCTACTCCAGCAAACCGATATGGACAAGGATAGTTTAAGGGAAGAAATCACGAAAATTGAAAACTTCGTGGATCAGGCGCTCTATTATGCCAAACTCGATAGCTTTAACCAGGATTACGATATTCAGAACTGTGACGGGATCCGGATTGTGAAAGAGACCATTAAAGCACATGCGAAAACTTTTTTCTCCAAAAAAATCCGCATCGAAATAAACGCAGCAACTCTTGACGTTCAAAGTGACCCGAAATGGCTTCAGTTTATCGTCAATCAGCTCATAACAAATAGTTTAAAATATACAGAACCTGGCGGAGAAATCACCATTTCCGTCTCCGAAACACCAAAGGAAAAACGACTGATCATTCGAGACAGCGGAATTGGCATCAGTCAAAAAGATCTACCGCGAATTTTCAATCATGGCTTTACCGGAGAAACTGGACGAACACATACAAATTCTACAGGGATGGGGTTATATTTAGCTCAAAACTTATCAACAAAGCTCGGCCATTATATAAGTTGCACATCGGAAGTTGGCGTGTATACCCAATTTATTATCCACTTTCCAAAAGACGATGATTTATATTTACAGCTGAAAAAAACACACGATGATTAA